Genomic segment of uncultured Tolumonas sp.:
ACCCAGCAATTCAGTCGCTTTTTCCGCACTGATCACCGGAGAGGTTACGGTGCCTTTAGTGACCGCAGCCAGAAAACCGGCTTTGACATAAGCGGCTTCATCGACTCCAGGTGGCACACGATCAGCCAGCAGTTCAAGTAATACGGCTTCTTCGCCTGCCGGTGGGTTTTTCAGTAATTCAACCAACCCGGCAACCTGCTCGGCTGATAATGGTTTTGGCGCAATACCCTGCGCAGCACGTTCTGCAACGTGTTGACGATAGCTTTCTAGCACAATGCACTCCTCTCTGGAAATTCAGCCCCGCCGCTCATCCCTGAACAGTTGTCAGTAGCTTGGCTGTAAAGCAAACGGGGGATAACTATAGTGAATTTATATGCAAAATAGAAACATAACTGCTGATTAGCAGCGACCTTTCTTGGCCTGACCCGGAGGGCAGAAACCGCCATTCCCTGCAGGATACTGACCACCCTGATCCAGAATCACGCGTGTGCCACCCATATCTACATCCGCACGGCGTACCCGGACAGGCTCCACACAACCCATCAGCATTGTTACTGCAACCGCCAACACCAAATACGACAAGTTTTTCACAGTGCGTTCCTCTGTAGTTTTTATAATGACATCCTGAGTAAGCATAATCGTTAGCAACAGAAAAAACACCCGAGAGCGATTAGCGAAGAAAAAATTTCGTATTTCAAAGACATTTTTTGTTCGCAGACCACGAAACGTTAGCGTGTAGTCAGGGAATCCGACGAAAGCTATACTTAATTCAGCGCTGAAATATCGCTTTTTCTCGGTCAGGTGGTCAGTAATACACATCCTGTCCGGTTTTTATATTAAGGACAGTTCATGTTGTATTCGATTTTAGCCATCAGTCTTGGTGCTTCTGCCGGTGCCGTCAGCCGTTGGTTTTTAGGTTTGGGGCTGAATGCGCTATTTCCCACCATTCCACTGGGTACATTAGCGGCTAATTTACTCGGTGGTTATCTGATCGGTTTGGCAATCACCTTTTTTGCAGGTAACCCCAGTTTGCCACCGGAATGGCGTCTGCTCGTGATCACGGGTTTCCTCGGTGGTTTGACTACCTTTTCAACTTTTTCTGCCGAAGTAACCAGCTTATTGCAACAAGGCCGTTTAGCTTGGGCTGGTGCCGCGATTTCTGTACATGTATTGGGTTCACTGGCGATGACATTATTGGGTATGGCCTCGATGAACTTATTACAACGAGTGCCTTAGGAGGTGCTTATGCAAGGCTTTAAGCTAACGTTCTTCACACAGCAAGACCGCGCTGTTCATGGTCAGTCACTGGCGTTATGGCTACTCGAGCAAGCGAAAGAAATCGGCATTCGTGGTGCAACGCTGACAGCGGCCAGTGAAGGTTTTGGCCACGACAAAAAACTGCATTCGGTACATTTTTTTGAGCTAACCGAGCAACCGTTACAAGTGACCATGGCGGTTACTGCTGAAGAAGCTGAGTTGATGTTTGCGTTACTGAAAAAAGAGAATCTTAATATTTTCTACACGCAGGCCGCGATCGAATTTGGTATGTCAGGAGAGCGCTGAACCGGCAGGTTCGGCCTCCCCTAAAATGAATGTTTAATCTTTAAGCCCCATTTTCCGGAAAAACATTTCAGCCGGACAAAAGCCGGTGAAAGAGCTTTGAATCATATTCGCCCCGACAAACAGGGTTAATAGTATAAACCATGGGCTGAGCCAGTAAGTCAGTGCCACCGAGACTAAAACCATCACCCCGGCAAAGGCACGTACTGCTTTATCGACCGTCATGATGTCCCCCCCCTTAAATTAGATCTATCTAATTAACTATAGTCGTTCCTGATAAATACTGGGCTTGCCAGCCCAAATATTCATTCCTGTGTAATTTTTCTCAACCATCACTAACGCAACTAAACTAATTAGTAGTTGCAAGATATTCATAAGAATATAAATTAGAATTATCTAATTTAAAGGAGCTGGGTCATGCGACACTTTCTGGTACTCCTCATATTTTGTACGGGCTCAGTCTGCATGAATGCGGTGAATGCCGAACCAGCCCCTTCTGTCTCAGAGACACTCACAGTGCAACCAGCTAATGTGCCAGACTGGCTTGTAATGGATGGCAGAATCGAGCCAATTGCTCAGGGAACAGTTTCTGCGCAGACCAGTGGTAGAGTGAGCGCCATTAGCGTCGATGTGAATGATGTGGTGCCCAGTGGCCATCTGTTAGTGGAAATCACCAACACCTCACAAACCGCCGGACAAGACCAAGCCAAAGCGGCGGTGAAAGCGGCGGAAGTGCGTTATAACGATGCAGAACGGCAACGGTTACGACTGGTTGATTTAGTCCAAAAAGGCTCCGTTTCACGCCGCGAATACGACAGTGCCACCACGGAAGCACAAGCCGCCGCCAGTGTGCTCAAGCAAGCACGAGCTGAGCTAGTTCAGGCTGGTGAGAATCTCGGTTTTACCCGCATTGTGGCCCCCTACGCTGGCGTGGTGTCCGCCCGTCATGTAGCGTTAGGGGAAACCGTTAACCCTGGCCAGCCACTACTCAGTGGTTATGCCTTCGAAAACATGCGCGTGGTAGCGTCTCTTCCGGCACGTTACGTCAGCCAGTTAAAAGAGACAACACCGTTACAGATCACCTTTCCTGATGGCCAAGTCATTCCACTGTTGCAGCATCAACTGTATCAGTTCGCTGATCCGACCAGTCACAGTTTTACCTTACGCGCGGATCTGCCCAAACAAACCACTCCGGTTTGGCACAATGGCAGCTGGGTGAAATTAGCCATGCCATTAGACAGCAAGCCGAAGCTGCTGCTCCCGGAAAATGCGGTGTTACGGCAAAACGAGTTGTCGGCGGTGTATATAGCGGAAAAAAACGGTTTTGTATTACGGCAAGTGCGCTTAGGCCGCCACTATGACGGGCAAATCGAGATCCTTGCTGGTTTGAACTCCGGTGACGTGATTGCCAAAGATGCCTATGCCGTTATCGCTCAGCAGGGAGGCCTGTATGCGCCCTGATCTCGGCCTCGCCGGGCGGATCGCCCGCCAGTTCCTGCATTCCCCCATCACGCCATTACTGGCTATTGTGGGTTTACTGTTAGGTATTGCCGCCGTGTTGGTGACACCGAAAGAGGAAGAACCACAAATCGAGGTGACGTTCGCCGATATCTATATTCCTTTTCCCGGTGCCAGCCCGCAGGAAGTGGAACAGCTGGTGACGCTGCCTGCCGAACAAGTGTTATCGGAAATGAAGGATATCGATACCCTCTATTCGTTCTCGCAACCCGGTGGCGCCATGTTGATCGTAGCGTTTAAGGTGGGCAAACCGCGCCA
This window contains:
- the crcB gene encoding fluoride efflux transporter CrcB, whose translation is MLYSILAISLGASAGAVSRWFLGLGLNALFPTIPLGTLAANLLGGYLIGLAITFFAGNPSLPPEWRLLVITGFLGGLTTFSTFSAEVTSLLQQGRLAWAGAAISVHVLGSLAMTLLGMASMNLLQRVP
- a CDS encoding DUF2892 domain-containing protein, whose product is MTVDKAVRAFAGVMVLVSVALTYWLSPWFILLTLFVGANMIQSSFTGFCPAEMFFRKMGLKD
- a CDS encoding efflux RND transporter periplasmic adaptor subunit is translated as MRHFLVLLIFCTGSVCMNAVNAEPAPSVSETLTVQPANVPDWLVMDGRIEPIAQGTVSAQTSGRVSAISVDVNDVVPSGHLLVEITNTSQTAGQDQAKAAVKAAEVRYNDAERQRLRLVDLVQKGSVSRREYDSATTEAQAAASVLKQARAELVQAGENLGFTRIVAPYAGVVSARHVALGETVNPGQPLLSGYAFENMRVVASLPARYVSQLKETTPLQITFPDGQVIPLLQHQLYQFADPTSHSFTLRADLPKQTTPVWHNGSWVKLAMPLDSKPKLLLPENAVLRQNELSAVYIAEKNGFVLRQVRLGRHYDGQIEILAGLNSGDVIAKDAYAVIAQQGGLYAP
- a CDS encoding DUF190 domain-containing protein, with the protein product MQGFKLTFFTQQDRAVHGQSLALWLLEQAKEIGIRGATLTAASEGFGHDKKLHSVHFFELTEQPLQVTMAVTAEEAELMFALLKKENLNIFYTQAAIEFGMSGER